One segment of Planctomycetota bacterium DNA contains the following:
- a CDS encoding RDD family protein: MKSNSPQLPLISKFASMLFALALALAVVPACKASHAAAPSQTEQAGDDAVDSSAEIAAPETPEAPAELAAMDDQADDGSAPATTVKSTRRSRGTIVHRSHTGNEIVSFGKDSIQPAEVKADGVVSIFGSSTANGEVGDAVVSVMGSSTSSGNVGDAVVSILGNTRVNSGTVGGAAVAVMGSTYVNGHIKGDVVAIMGNLELGPDAVVDGEAVCVGGEIKRDPKAVIKGEINHVAIGGPFNFEGIQVWVKECLLYARPLAFNAELMWAWYIALGVLGFYAFLALVAPSGVNRCVQTLEQRPGMSILASLLIMVLTPVVTLLLLLTLTLGIGFVLLPLFTLAMCCAEIFGKVVLLAWIGRRITKLFDEGAGHPAIAVILGGAIVLLLYTVPILGFVLFKVLGVFGTGIVLYTLLLMYKNHRRSLADEVTATAPAAPAFVPPLVSPVAGGAVGAAPQALHFSASTMERAGFWIRLIASILDIFMVSIVFAIVSYVFHWDMDGGGILLLFVIYNMVMWATKGTTIGGVICGLRVVRLDDRPVDGGIAVVRGLSSFLSLAVAGLGFIWVAFDDQRQSWHDKIAGTTVVKVPKGTPLL, translated from the coding sequence ATGAAATCTAATTCGCCACAACTTCCCCTGATCTCCAAGTTCGCCTCCATGCTCTTTGCGCTCGCGTTGGCGCTGGCCGTGGTTCCGGCCTGCAAGGCTTCCCACGCCGCGGCTCCCTCCCAGACGGAGCAGGCCGGCGACGATGCCGTGGATTCATCCGCGGAGATTGCCGCGCCCGAGACTCCCGAGGCACCAGCCGAGCTCGCCGCGATGGACGACCAGGCGGACGACGGCAGCGCTCCTGCCACAACGGTCAAGAGCACCCGGCGTTCGCGGGGCACCATTGTGCACCGGAGTCACACCGGCAACGAGATCGTCAGCTTCGGCAAGGACAGCATTCAGCCGGCCGAGGTGAAGGCGGACGGGGTGGTCTCCATCTTCGGTTCATCGACCGCCAATGGCGAGGTGGGCGACGCCGTGGTTTCCGTGATGGGTTCCTCCACCTCCTCGGGCAATGTGGGCGACGCGGTCGTTTCGATTCTCGGCAACACGCGGGTCAACAGCGGCACCGTGGGCGGCGCCGCGGTGGCGGTGATGGGCAGCACCTACGTCAACGGACACATCAAGGGCGATGTCGTCGCGATCATGGGCAACCTCGAGCTCGGGCCCGACGCTGTGGTCGATGGCGAAGCGGTCTGCGTCGGTGGCGAGATCAAGCGCGATCCCAAGGCCGTGATCAAGGGCGAAATCAACCACGTCGCCATCGGCGGGCCATTCAATTTCGAGGGGATTCAGGTCTGGGTCAAGGAGTGCCTGCTCTACGCGCGGCCGCTGGCCTTCAACGCGGAGCTGATGTGGGCGTGGTACATCGCGCTGGGGGTCCTGGGTTTCTACGCCTTCCTGGCGCTGGTGGCGCCCTCCGGCGTGAACCGCTGCGTGCAGACGCTTGAGCAGCGGCCCGGCATGTCCATTCTGGCCAGTCTGCTGATCATGGTGCTGACGCCGGTGGTCACCCTTCTGCTGCTGCTGACGCTGACCCTTGGCATTGGATTCGTGCTGCTCCCTCTGTTCACCCTCGCCATGTGCTGCGCGGAAATCTTCGGCAAGGTGGTCCTGCTGGCATGGATCGGCCGCCGCATCACCAAGCTCTTCGACGAGGGCGCGGGGCATCCGGCCATCGCCGTGATCCTTGGCGGGGCGATCGTGCTGCTGCTCTACACCGTGCCGATTCTGGGCTTCGTGCTCTTCAAGGTGCTGGGTGTGTTCGGCACCGGCATCGTCCTCTACACGCTGCTGCTCATGTACAAGAATCACCGGCGTTCGCTGGCCGACGAGGTCACCGCGACGGCCCCAGCCGCTCCGGCGTTCGTGCCGCCGCTTGTCAGTCCGGTCGCCGGCGGCGCCGTTGGCGCAGCGCCGCAGGCATTGCATTTCTCCGCGAGCACCATGGAGCGGGCGGGCTTCTGGATCCGCCTGATCGCGTCGATCCTCGACATCTTCATGGTCTCCATCGTGTTCGCCATTGTCTCCTACGTCTTCCACTGGGACATGGATGGCGGCGGCATCTTGCTGTTGTTCGTCATCTACAACATGGTGATGTGGGCGACCAAGGGCACGACCATCGGCGGCGTCATCTGCGGCCTCAGGGTTGTGCGCCTGGACGACCGGCCCGTGGACGGCGGCATCGCCGTGGTGCGCGGGTTGAGCTCATTCCTGTCGCTGGCGGTCGCCGGCCTGGGATTCATCTGGGTCGCCTTCGACGATCAGAGGCAGTCGTGGCACGACAAGATCGCCGGCACCACAGTCGTGAAGGTGCCCAAGGGAACTCCGCTGCTCTAG
- a CDS encoding sigma-70 family RNA polymerase sigma factor — protein sequence MNEPTPRTPAPADFTTFMRKYQDMVYSTAVRLVGNEAQAEDIAQDVFVKAYERFDTLRHSETAGGWLKTVATNLSINYLQRYKKRWRFFTDMAQRSGGDGEGEKQIDFAAPESLVSADDSAERRLWVERALQNLPEHQRVPLVLFHFGELSYLEIARKLGVSLSKIKTDILRGREALAQILARSAGTPGPLESARIAHE from the coding sequence GTGAACGAACCAACCCCGAGGACGCCGGCTCCGGCCGACTTTACAACCTTTATGCGCAAATACCAGGACATGGTCTATTCAACGGCAGTGCGGCTCGTTGGCAACGAGGCGCAGGCGGAGGACATCGCCCAGGATGTCTTCGTCAAGGCCTACGAGCGCTTCGACACGTTGCGACACAGCGAGACCGCCGGCGGCTGGCTCAAGACCGTCGCCACCAACCTCTCCATCAACTACCTCCAGCGCTACAAGAAGCGCTGGCGCTTCTTCACCGACATGGCGCAGCGCAGCGGCGGCGACGGAGAAGGGGAGAAGCAGATCGATTTTGCCGCCCCCGAATCCCTGGTCTCCGCGGATGACTCCGCGGAGCGGCGCCTCTGGGTCGAGCGGGCCCTGCAGAATCTTCCCGAGCACCAGCGCGTGCCGCTGGTGCTCTTCCACTTCGGCGAGCTTTCCTATCTGGAGATCGCCCGCAAGCTCGGCGTGTCGCTGAGCAAGATCAAGACGGACATCCTGCGCGGCCGCGAGGCACTGGCGCAGATCCTGGCCCGCAGCGCCGGCACGCCGGGGCCATTGGAGTCCGCGAGAATCGCCCATGAGTGA
- a CDS encoding PP2C family protein-serine/threonine phosphatase has protein sequence MTKIRDHCLLDEKADWRDKLKLIVSTMRELSSQTDPQRMVQLYGKRMAELIPRDGLVALSRRDLQAPSYRITRSSQWKEAVNPWQSKDRLPQFDRGLLGELLYGDEPRIIDDLEIAPDDPAAEYFAGMRSLVAIPLYDKGVAINMVVLLSREPGTFRHESLPEHVWMSNLFGMATQTLVMADKAKSAYEVVDREMQIVADIQRSLLPVSLPEIPGLRLAAHYQTSTQAGGDYYDFFPLPGGKWGILIADVSGHGTPAAVFMAVTHSIAHTHDGPPEPPGRLLSFINHHLTARYTTGSGTFVTAFYGIYDPAKRSITYASAGHPTPRVRHADGSIDPLNSVSGLPLGINPDERYDETTATFKNGDVVVFYTDGITEAHGSGVIELFGTERLDKAIRPCVSGPGQFLEATLKAVDEFTRGAPANDDRTLLVMQVADTK, from the coding sequence ATGACGAAGATCAGGGACCATTGCCTTCTCGACGAGAAGGCGGATTGGCGCGACAAGCTCAAGCTCATCGTCAGCACGATGCGCGAGTTGAGCTCGCAGACCGACCCGCAGCGGATGGTCCAGCTCTACGGCAAGCGCATGGCCGAGCTCATCCCGCGCGACGGCCTGGTGGCGCTGAGCCGCCGCGACCTGCAGGCGCCGAGCTACCGCATCACGCGATCAAGCCAGTGGAAGGAGGCCGTCAATCCATGGCAATCGAAGGATCGCCTTCCCCAATTCGACCGGGGCCTGCTGGGGGAGCTGCTCTACGGCGACGAGCCGCGCATCATCGACGATCTCGAGATCGCGCCGGACGATCCCGCCGCGGAGTACTTCGCAGGCATGCGCTCGCTGGTGGCGATTCCGCTCTACGACAAGGGAGTGGCCATCAACATGGTGGTGCTGCTGAGCCGCGAGCCGGGCACCTTCCGGCATGAGAGCCTGCCCGAGCATGTGTGGATGAGCAATCTCTTCGGCATGGCGACCCAGACGTTGGTGATGGCCGACAAGGCGAAATCCGCCTACGAAGTGGTGGACCGCGAGATGCAGATCGTCGCGGACATCCAGCGCTCGCTGCTGCCGGTGAGCCTGCCGGAAATCCCCGGGCTGCGCCTGGCGGCGCACTACCAGACTTCCACGCAGGCGGGCGGCGACTACTACGACTTCTTCCCGCTGCCCGGCGGCAAGTGGGGGATCCTCATCGCCGATGTCAGCGGGCATGGCACGCCGGCGGCGGTCTTCATGGCCGTCACCCACAGCATCGCGCACACCCACGACGGACCCCCCGAGCCGCCGGGCCGGCTGCTCAGCTTCATCAACCATCATCTGACCGCGCGCTACACCACCGGCTCCGGCACCTTCGTCACCGCGTTCTACGGCATCTACGATCCGGCGAAGCGCTCGATCACCTACGCCAGCGCCGGCCACCCCACGCCGCGGGTGCGCCACGCCGACGGCTCGATCGATCCGCTCAACAGCGTCAGCGGCCTGCCGCTGGGCATCAATCCCGATGAGCGCTACGACGAGACCACGGCCACCTTCAAGAACGGCGACGTGGTGGTCTTCTACACCGACGGCATCACCGAGGCCCACGGCTCCGGCGTCATCGAACTCTTCGGCACCGAGCGGCTGGACAAGGCGATCCGTCCCTGTGTGAGCGGGCCCGGACAATTCCTGGAGGCGACGCTGAAGGCTGTGGACGAATTTACCCGGGGCGCCCCGGCCAACGACGATCGGACCCTGCTGGTGATGCAGGTCGCGGACACCAAATAG
- a CDS encoding DUF3667 domain-containing protein, with amino-acid sequence MNCGAETTARYCPQCGQSSGTQRITFRESLNEIVARLLEFDGKFPRTLRDLTIRPGQVAREYIAGNRVKYCTPVGYFFLMITLLLVLLSLLDLDYVEQIQSKQNAFQLSSSNARITDLMAHWIASNIKWVVFLAIPFQAFAARFLFFRRSGLNLTEHTVPLFYTTGHLFWLSMLSFVYRKISGELPPAYFGLLSLLFFGFTYLTFFPDRPRVTTFLKGIGVYLGGQVLFMVAASALAVLVMLVLALVDPAALESLRSFKAPP; translated from the coding sequence GTGAACTGCGGCGCCGAAACCACCGCCCGCTACTGCCCCCAATGCGGTCAGTCGTCCGGTACGCAGCGCATCACCTTCCGGGAGAGCCTGAACGAAATCGTCGCGCGCCTCTTGGAATTCGACGGCAAGTTTCCCCGCACCCTCCGGGATCTGACGATCCGTCCGGGCCAAGTCGCGCGGGAGTACATCGCGGGCAATCGGGTCAAGTACTGCACCCCGGTGGGGTATTTCTTCCTGATGATCACGCTTCTGCTTGTGCTCCTGAGCCTTCTCGATCTGGACTACGTGGAGCAGATCCAAAGCAAGCAGAATGCCTTCCAGTTGTCGAGCTCGAACGCGCGCATCACGGACCTGATGGCGCACTGGATCGCCAGCAATATCAAGTGGGTGGTGTTTCTGGCGATTCCGTTCCAGGCCTTCGCCGCACGGTTTCTGTTCTTTCGCCGCAGCGGCCTGAACCTCACCGAGCACACGGTTCCTTTGTTCTACACGACCGGGCATCTTTTCTGGCTGTCCATGCTCTCATTCGTCTACAGGAAGATTTCCGGTGAGTTGCCTCCGGCCTATTTCGGACTGCTCTCGCTGCTCTTCTTCGGCTTCACCTACCTCACCTTTTTCCCCGACCGGCCCCGGGTCACCACCTTCCTCAAGGGAATCGGTGTCTATCTGGGAGGGCAGGTGCTCTTCATGGTGGCGGCGAGCGCTCTGGCAGTCCTGGTGATGCTCGTGCTGGCGCTGGTCGATCCCGCGGCGTTGGAGTCCCTGCGGTCCTTCAAGGCCCCGCCTTGA
- a CDS encoding peptidase S10 translates to MLVGAARQPGDTKPADAKPVTVPEKDDKKAADEEPVLSVTAHTIVVGGKEIKYHATAGYMVLKAEEGKDDAPPSGPGAKENADKKDSDTNKLKDNLKPKAKVFFTAYTLDDVADPATRPLTFAFNGGPGSSSVWLHMASFAPRRAALTPEGEAPPPPYKLADNESTWLDMTDLVFIDPVSTGYSRPMPKEDAKQFHGLKEDIASVGDFIRLYTSRNSRWLSPKIVLGESYGTTRAAGLSDYLQNRYGLYLNGIILVSSVLNFQTLEFSPQNIDPYVDFLPSYAVTAWYHNKLSPDMQAKSVEEVAAEARAFAGKDYALALLRGDAVSAEDKKRIAEQFNRFTGMSADYFTLLKLRMRDGIFFTELLKPQGRIVGRFDSRFTGLSYAPGEGRGDGYDPSDEAVSGPLTAAFNDYVRRELKFESDLSYETIGDVYPWNFGDAGNGFPNTAEDLRKAMTRNPYLKVWVTCSYYDLATPFFGAENVVASMNLDPPIRANMSFTYYPAGHMLYIHQPSREKFKKDFAVFLKECTSQPLVPAAARMAPAAKANS, encoded by the coding sequence ATGCTCGTCGGCGCGGCACGTCAGCCCGGCGACACCAAGCCCGCCGACGCCAAGCCCGTCACCGTTCCCGAAAAGGACGACAAGAAAGCTGCGGACGAAGAACCCGTGCTCTCGGTCACCGCGCACACCATCGTGGTCGGCGGCAAGGAGATCAAGTACCACGCGACCGCGGGCTACATGGTGCTCAAGGCCGAGGAGGGCAAGGACGACGCGCCGCCATCGGGTCCCGGCGCCAAGGAAAACGCCGACAAGAAAGATTCCGACACGAACAAGTTGAAGGACAACCTCAAGCCCAAGGCCAAGGTCTTCTTCACCGCCTACACCCTCGACGATGTCGCCGACCCGGCCACGCGCCCGCTCACCTTCGCCTTCAACGGCGGCCCCGGCTCCTCATCGGTCTGGCTGCACATGGCCTCGTTCGCCCCGCGCCGCGCGGCGCTCACGCCGGAAGGCGAGGCGCCGCCGCCGCCCTACAAGCTGGCCGACAACGAGTCCACCTGGCTCGACATGACCGACCTGGTTTTCATCGACCCCGTCTCCACCGGCTACAGCCGTCCCATGCCCAAGGAGGACGCAAAGCAGTTCCACGGCCTCAAGGAGGACATCGCCAGCGTCGGCGATTTCATCCGCCTCTACACCTCGCGCAATTCCCGCTGGCTCTCGCCGAAAATCGTGCTGGGCGAGAGCTACGGCACCACCCGCGCCGCGGGCCTCTCCGATTACCTGCAGAACCGCTACGGCCTCTATCTCAACGGCATCATCCTGGTTTCGTCGGTGCTGAACTTCCAGACGCTGGAGTTTTCGCCGCAGAACATCGATCCCTACGTCGATTTCCTGCCGTCGTACGCCGTCACCGCCTGGTACCACAACAAGCTGTCGCCGGACATGCAGGCCAAGAGCGTGGAGGAGGTCGCCGCCGAGGCCCGCGCCTTCGCCGGCAAGGACTACGCCCTCGCCCTGTTGCGCGGCGACGCGGTCAGCGCCGAGGACAAGAAAAGGATCGCCGAGCAATTCAACCGCTTCACCGGAATGTCGGCGGACTATTTCACCCTGCTCAAGCTGCGCATGCGCGACGGCATTTTCTTCACCGAGCTGCTCAAGCCGCAGGGCCGCATCGTCGGGCGCTTTGATTCCCGCTTCACCGGCCTCAGCTACGCGCCGGGCGAGGGCAGGGGGGATGGCTACGACCCCAGCGACGAGGCCGTCTCCGGACCGCTCACCGCCGCGTTCAACGACTATGTTCGGCGCGAGCTGAAATTCGAGAGCGATTTGTCCTATGAAACCATCGGGGATGTCTATCCGTGGAATTTCGGCGATGCGGGCAACGGCTTCCCCAACACCGCCGAGGACCTGCGCAAGGCGATGACGCGCAACCCCTATCTCAAGGTGTGGGTCACCTGCAGCTACTACGACCTGGCCACGCCGTTCTTCGGCGCCGAGAATGTGGTGGCGAGCATGAACCTGGATCCTCCCATTCGCGCCAACATGAGCTTCACCTACTACCCGGCCGGGCACATGCTCTACATCCACCAGCCCTCGCGCGAGAAGTTCAAGAAGGATTTTGCGGTCTTCCTAAAGGAGTGCACCAGCCAGCCGCTGGTGCCGGCCGCCGCGCGAATGGCACCGGCCGCCAAGGCGAATTCTTGA
- a CDS encoding GNAT family N-acetyltransferase produces MSQKIPRFHMRAQLGQRERVQVDGMRTPKESDIPDLAMLMLAAYQGTVDDKGETLDDATKEIQKTFAGEYGPLNPECSKVVESGGVIFSATLVTRWKDRPFIAFSMTAPIAKRKGLARAGLINAMQDLVAQGEREVHLVVTRTNIPAIALYQDLGFVKAGGPLLENSGREHITKLQSGVFWIMASIVVKVLPVFIDYTTNFGPGSHIKQASNNPSDEFELIWDGLRFMAVMMSTYGLWRLSTPSPVRLSADNGSLRRRLLRIGIVITGINSLAWFLSMTTPLAMFPSNAFGPEGIYVAILLVIVIVIYITVVSLATFGFALLYIRWLADRIPNVPIKQLALYLIWIGIPLCLWDWNSTAPRISTLLAMTIYFILLILLRRELNGIVTKIDGEPGIAPS; encoded by the coding sequence ATGAGCCAAAAAATTCCGCGCTTCCATATGCGGGCCCAGCTCGGTCAACGCGAGCGAGTGCAAGTGGACGGCATGCGCACTCCAAAGGAATCGGACATCCCCGATTTGGCGATGCTCATGCTCGCCGCCTACCAGGGCACCGTCGATGACAAGGGGGAAACGCTTGACGACGCGACGAAGGAAATTCAGAAAACATTCGCCGGGGAGTACGGCCCCCTCAATCCCGAATGCTCGAAGGTTGTCGAGAGCGGGGGAGTGATCTTCTCGGCCACGCTGGTCACGCGCTGGAAGGACCGGCCGTTCATTGCGTTCTCGATGACGGCTCCGATCGCAAAACGCAAGGGGCTTGCCCGCGCCGGCCTGATCAACGCCATGCAGGACCTCGTCGCGCAGGGGGAGCGGGAAGTGCATCTCGTTGTGACCCGCACGAATATTCCGGCCATCGCCCTTTACCAGGACCTTGGCTTCGTCAAAGCGGGCGGCCCCCTGCTGGAAAATTCTGGCAGGGAACACATCACCAAGCTTCAATCGGGTGTGTTCTGGATCATGGCTTCCATCGTGGTGAAGGTCCTGCCGGTTTTCATTGATTACACCACGAACTTCGGTCCCGGGTCTCACATCAAGCAGGCTTCGAACAACCCGTCGGACGAATTCGAGCTGATCTGGGATGGCCTCAGATTTATGGCCGTCATGATGTCGACTTACGGATTATGGCGTCTCAGCACTCCGAGCCCGGTCAGGCTTTCCGCCGACAATGGAAGCCTGAGGAGACGACTTCTCCGTATCGGCATCGTCATCACAGGGATCAATTCCCTTGCGTGGTTCCTCTCAATGACCACGCCTTTGGCCATGTTTCCCTCCAATGCCTTTGGACCTGAAGGGATCTATGTGGCAATCCTGCTTGTGATCGTCATCGTGATTTATATAACGGTTGTATCGCTCGCAACTTTCGGTTTCGCACTGCTCTACATCCGCTGGCTTGCCGATCGCATTCCAAATGTCCCCATCAAGCAATTAGCCTTGTATTTGATTTGGATTGGAATTCCCTTGTGCCTGTGGGATTGGAACAGCACTGCCCCTCGAATCAGCACTCTCTTGGCAATGACGATTTATTTCATCCTGCTCATCCTGCTCCGCAGGGAGCTCAATGGCATCGTCACCAAAATCGACGGCGAGCCCGGGATCGCCCCATCATGA
- a CDS encoding DUF1801 domain-containing protein encodes MQSKATTPAKYIAELPPDRRAAISTVHKTIMKNLNKGFEEGMAYGMIAYSVPKSLYPPGYHCDPSLPLGFAGLASQKNYMSLYVMCGSRQNEAWLRSELAKSGRKLDMGKCCIRFKKLEDLPLEVVGQIIKRTTVKQYVEWYEKSRADAVKAKAKRTAANARGSTNKAKSSKSTATRRAKSSAASAR; translated from the coding sequence ATGCAAAGCAAAGCGACAACACCGGCGAAGTACATCGCCGAACTTCCACCCGACCGACGCGCCGCGATTTCGACGGTGCACAAGACGATCATGAAGAATCTGAACAAGGGTTTCGAGGAGGGCATGGCCTACGGCATGATCGCCTACAGCGTGCCCAAGAGCCTCTATCCGCCGGGGTACCACTGCGACCCAAGCCTGCCGCTGGGGTTTGCAGGTCTGGCCTCGCAGAAGAACTACATGTCGCTGTATGTGATGTGCGGCTCTCGGCAGAACGAGGCGTGGCTGCGCAGCGAGCTCGCGAAGTCGGGCAGAAAACTGGACATGGGCAAGTGCTGCATCCGCTTCAAGAAGCTGGAAGACCTGCCGCTGGAGGTGGTTGGGCAGATCATCAAGCGCACCACCGTGAAGCAATACGTCGAGTGGTATGAAAAATCGCGCGCCGATGCGGTGAAAGCGAAAGCCAAGCGAACGGCCGCGAACGCCAGGGGCTCGACGAACAAGGCGAAGAGTTCGAAATCCACCGCGACGCGGCGCGCGAAATCGTCCGCCGCTTCCGCAAGATGA
- a CDS encoding MBL fold metallo-hydrolase, translating into MILRRVYDESLAQASYFVACPQTHQAILFDPARDIDRYLKDAAHAGFTITAVAETHLHADFLSGMNAFAAKHPVTAYVSGLGVLPKWVTTGPFHPEARVVKVCEGDEFSVGTLRFRVRHTPGHTTESISYEVLNVDGHPQLLVSGDFLFAGDVGRPDLGFLTSGGMTVDQAAERLRNSLEMLDDLPGDTMILPGHGAGSACGKLICRLPRTTMGIERVINRPLRSKDDAQEFARVLLRDQPDPPPYFGRVKKANEEGAAIIDKLPQPRELSPAEFAATACDPHCVIVDTRPWAQFLDKHWPGSISAGFDPYFGPTVANYVEPGDEVIILAEADKVESVVRLLSRVGIDSVVGFISPKSFDKVADEPCWQDRIDEISPGRANECVCGGKIQVVDVRSKQEFEAGHLVSAAHIPFIQLPARIGELDKNRDVLVYCRSGNRSARAGAYLARHGFKVMNMRGGYWPYAGRGFATE; encoded by the coding sequence ATGATCCTGCGCCGCGTCTACGACGAGTCCCTTGCGCAAGCCAGCTACTTCGTGGCCTGCCCGCAGACGCACCAGGCGATCTTGTTCGATCCTGCCCGCGACATCGATCGCTACCTGAAGGACGCGGCACACGCCGGCTTCACCATCACCGCCGTCGCCGAGACTCACTTGCATGCCGACTTTCTCAGCGGCATGAACGCCTTCGCCGCCAAGCATCCGGTCACCGCCTATGTCAGCGGCCTGGGCGTGCTGCCCAAGTGGGTGACCACGGGGCCGTTCCATCCCGAGGCGCGCGTGGTCAAGGTGTGCGAGGGCGATGAGTTTTCCGTGGGCACGCTGCGCTTTCGCGTGCGGCACACGCCCGGACACACGACCGAGAGCATTTCCTACGAGGTGCTCAACGTCGACGGGCATCCGCAGCTTCTGGTGTCGGGCGATTTTCTTTTCGCCGGTGACGTGGGCCGCCCCGATCTTGGTTTTCTCACCTCAGGCGGCATGACCGTGGATCAGGCGGCGGAGCGCCTGCGCAACAGCCTGGAGATGCTGGATGATCTGCCCGGCGACACGATGATTTTGCCGGGCCACGGCGCCGGCAGCGCCTGCGGCAAACTCATCTGCCGCCTGCCGCGCACCACCATGGGCATCGAGCGCGTCATCAATCGGCCGCTGCGCTCCAAGGATGACGCGCAGGAATTCGCCCGCGTGCTCCTGCGGGACCAGCCCGATCCGCCGCCTTATTTCGGCCGCGTGAAGAAGGCCAACGAAGAGGGGGCCGCGATCATCGACAAACTGCCGCAGCCGCGCGAGCTTTCCCCAGCGGAGTTCGCCGCCACGGCCTGCGACCCGCACTGCGTGATTGTGGACACGCGGCCCTGGGCGCAGTTCCTGGACAAGCACTGGCCCGGATCCATCAGCGCCGGTTTCGACCCGTACTTCGGCCCGACGGTCGCCAACTATGTGGAGCCGGGCGACGAGGTCATTATTCTCGCGGAGGCGGACAAGGTGGAGAGCGTGGTGCGGCTTCTCTCCCGCGTGGGCATTGACTCCGTTGTTGGGTTCATTTCGCCGAAGTCCTTCGACAAGGTCGCCGACGAGCCCTGCTGGCAGGACCGCATCGACGAGATCAGCCCCGGCCGCGCCAACGAATGCGTCTGCGGCGGCAAGATCCAAGTGGTGGATGTCCGCAGCAAGCAGGAATTCGAGGCGGGCCATCTGGTCAGCGCCGCGCACATTCCATTCATTCAGCTTCCGGCGCGGATTGGCGAGCTCGACAAGAATCGCGATGTCCTGGTGTACTGCCGCTCGGGCAACCGCAGCGCGCGGGCCGGCGCGTATCTGGCCCGCCACGGCTTCAAGGTGATGAACATGCGCGGCGGCTACTGGCCCTACGCCGGGCGAGGTTTCGCAACGGAGTAG
- a CDS encoding DUF4097 domain-containing protein, whose translation MNPIPHFVRTVALATLSLAACNANWSVHPFTANEAVTQSFTTTVPTRVVAEMFNGSIEVITGTDATIKIDVDKRGGGDTQAAAQEDLKNVSVTMTQTGDTVSVIAKRTDARVDIGNSGASASLRVPAGTVLELHSGNGKVVVSGPVGKSKAVTSNGGIEVKGAAGPLSLTTSNGSITVNGGSGQLTLETSNGAINITADNVDVSARSSNGAINFKGSLAAGEQTFRTGNSSIKLTLPEGAAFSFDAQTSNGKINSDFKVTASGNFNDTSLQGTVGENPQAKIVLHTSNGNISLKQSK comes from the coding sequence ATGAATCCGATCCCCCACTTCGTCCGAACGGTCGCCTTGGCCACCCTCAGCCTGGCGGCGTGCAACGCCAATTGGAGCGTCCATCCCTTCACCGCCAATGAAGCCGTGACGCAATCGTTCACGACCACGGTTCCAACCCGCGTCGTGGCCGAGATGTTCAACGGCAGCATCGAGGTCATCACCGGAACCGATGCCACGATCAAGATCGACGTGGACAAGCGCGGCGGCGGCGACACGCAGGCCGCAGCCCAGGAGGACCTCAAGAATGTTTCCGTGACCATGACGCAGACGGGCGACACCGTCAGCGTGATCGCCAAGCGCACCGACGCGCGGGTCGACATCGGCAATAGCGGCGCGTCGGCCAGCCTGCGCGTGCCGGCGGGCACGGTCCTTGAACTGCACTCGGGCAACGGCAAGGTGGTCGTCTCCGGTCCGGTCGGCAAGTCGAAGGCCGTGACCTCCAACGGCGGCATCGAGGTCAAGGGCGCGGCCGGCCCGCTGAGCCTCACCACCAGCAACGGCAGCATCACAGTCAATGGCGGCTCGGGTCAGCTCACGCTGGAAACCAGCAATGGCGCCATCAACATCACCGCGGACAACGTGGACGTGTCGGCGCGCTCCTCCAACGGCGCGATCAACTTCAAGGGATCGCTGGCCGCGGGCGAGCAGACCTTCCGCACCGGCAACAGCAGCATCAAGCTGACGCTGCCCGAGGGCGCCGCCTTCAGCTTCGACGCCCAGACCAGCAACGGCAAGATCAACTCCGATTTCAAGGTGACCGCCTCGGGCAATTTCAACGACACTTCGCTCCAGGGCACCGTGGGCGAGAATCCCCAGGCCAAAATCGTCCTGCACACCAGCAACGGCAACATCTCGCTCAAGCAGAGCAAGTAA